GGCCGGACGCCCAGGTGGCAGGCGCGCAGCGCGAGCTGGGTCCGGTTCTCCGCGCCCAGCTTCCGGTAGAGCTGGGTCACGTGGGATTTCACCGTGCGCTCGGCGATCTGCAGGTGCGCGGCGATCTTCAGGTTGTCCGCGCCGCCGGCCACGTAGGCGAGCACCTCGCGCTCACGCTGCGTGAGCGTGAGCAACACGCTCGCGGTGGCGTTGGTCACGGGAGAGTGCTCGAAGTCGTTGCGCAACAGCTGCACCGGAAAGAGCCGCTCCCCGCGCACCAGGGCGTTGACGGCCGTACACACCGCGTTCGACGTGAGGCTCTGCCGGAAGAGATAACCCGAGGCCCCTTCATCGAAGCACTGGGAGATGAAGTCCTGGGCGTTGGCCGAGGACAACACCAGCATCCGCACCTCCAGCCGGCGCTTGCGCGCCTCGCGCAGGAGGTTGAGCCCCTCCATGCTCGAGCAGCCCATGCCCGAGTCTCCACCGGGCTCCACGTCCAGAATGGCCACCTGCGGAGGATCCGTGCCGATCCCATCCAGGAGCGTGCGCGCGTCGCGCGTCACCCACAGCAGATTGAGGCCTTCACCCTTCAACCCGTCGGCCAGTCCCTGCCAGGCCGCCCAAGGTCCTTCCAACAAGCCAACGCGCACATCCGCTTGATTCGCTGCCATGTGAGGGCCCCCCAGCCATCATGGCGTACTGCCCATTTTTTTTAGTGAAACCAACCAAACTCAGGGTCCGGCCCGCATCCTGGCGATCTCGAGATGAATCGTGCGCGTTGTGGCTCGCGAGGATGTCTGGCCCGACCGTCGACACTTCCACTGCGTGCTGCGTGCCTCTGTCGTCACCTGGACGATTCTACTCCCAAACTACCACCAGGATGAAACCACCACCCGGATGACCACGGTCCTTCTCGACCAGCGACATGACGAATGGCCATCCCTCGTCCCGCTGTCCAGCCATGGCGGCGTGCGTGTGCCGCGCGACTGTGCACGAGCGAACCCATGGGCCCGGGAAGATGTTGGGCGGCGGGCACTGGAACCCTTCCACGGAGCGTGTCCGAACAGGACAGCCCTCCGTTCCCAGGGAACGAGAAGCCACGTCGGGGTGACCATTCCAGGTAATCTTCCCGACACATGAGCTCCCCCGCCTCCCCCAGTCTGGACGTCGCCACGCCCGAGCGCGTGTCGCTCTCCCTTCCCGTGGCCGGCATCGGCTATCGGTGTCTGGCCTACCTGGTGGACCTGGCCCTGCTCTTCTCCTTCTGGGTGCTCGCCTACTTCGTCTTCACCCTGCTGGTGAGTGACGTCGTCGGCTTCTTCCAGGGGCTGTCCGGCCTGGTGCGCACGCTGATGGTGGTGGGTGTGTTCGCCACCCAGTGGGTGTACTGGACGCTGTGCGAGGTGCTCATGGGGGGCCAGACGCCCGGCAAGCGGCTCGTCGGCATCCGCGTGGTGCGCGTGGATGGCTCGCCCGTGGGCGTGCTGGAGAGCGCGGTGCGCAACCTCCTGCGCGTGGTGGACTCCTTCCCGCTCATCTACGCCGTGGGCTGTCTGAGCATCCTGCTCACGCGCCAGCACCGGCGGCTGGGAGACTTGCTCGCCGGCACCCTGCTGGTGCGCGAGGAGCGCATCGACCTGGACAAGTACACCGCCGCGGCCGCGCCCTCCGTCGTGCTCCCGCCCGCCGGCGTCACGGCGAGACTCGCCTCGGGGGACGTGGAGCTCATCCTGTCCTTCCTCGCGCGGGCGCCCTGGCTCGAGCCGGCCGCGCGCACCCGCCTGGGCGCGCGCCTGGTGGAGCGCTATGGCGGGCTCGACGCGCAACAACGCGCCACGCTGCTCGCCGCGCCCGGGGGCGTGGAGTCCTTCCTGCGCGCGCGCGTCCAGGCGGAGCGCTGACATGGCCTCCTCGCTGCCCGCCTTCGTCGCCCGCCGCCGCCCGGACTGGACGGCGCTCGAGGCGCTGCTCACCCGGCAGCGCGCGGGCACCCTGCACCTGGAGGAGCTGCGCACGCTCGACGTGCTCTACCGGCGGGCGGCGGCGGACCTCGCCCACGCGCAGACCTTCCACCCGGGCACCGACGTCCACCGCTTCCTCAACCAGTTGTGCGCCCGGGCCTACGCCGCCATCTACCAGCCCCCGCGCGAGCGCTGGGCGGCCCTGCTCGCCTTCTTCCGCCAGGACTTCCCGCGCACCCTGCGCGCCCACGGCGCCTTCGTGGCCGCGAGCGCCGGCCTGTTCGTGCTCGGCATCCTCCTGGGCGCGGTGGTGGTGCTGCTCGAGCCCCGGGGCGCGGAGCTGCTCGTGCCCGAGAACCTGCGCGACTACATCTCGCGCAAGCAGCTGTGGACGGACGGCCTCTTGTCGGTGAGCCCGCCGGGCGCGGTGGCCTCGGGCATCGCCACCAACAACCTCACCGTCACCATCGCCACCTTCGCCTCGGGGCTGCTGCTCGGCCTGGGCACGGTGTTCATGCTCCTCAACAACGGCGTGCACCTGGGCTCGGTGGCCGCCCTGTGCGTGCACGAGGGGCTGGGCGCCAAGCTGTTCGACTTCATCGCCGCCCATGGGCCCGTGGAGCTGTCCATCATCGTCATCGCCGGGGGCGCGGGGCTGCGCGTGGGGCAGACGCTCATCGCGCCCGGCGAGCTGCCCCGGGGCCAGGCCCTGGTGCTGCACGGGCGCGAGTCGGTGAAGCTCGTGCTCGGGTGCGCCCCCTTCCTCGCCCTCATCGCCGTGGTGGAGGGCTTCATCTCCCCGGGCGACTTCTTCCCCGGGTGGGTGAAGGCCTCGCTGGGGCTCGCGCTGGGGGCGCTCTTCTGGGGCTACCTGCTGCGCGCCGGCAATGCCGGGCCCCGCGCGGGCGTCGCGGCCGGCTGACGCACCGGCGTGCGCGCGCGCTGGCGGTGGCCGAGGATCTTCTCGTACGCCACGTTCAGCTCCCGCATCTTCGCCTCGCAGCCGCCGCGGTCCGGGTGCTGCGCCAGCGCCAGCTCGCGGAAGCGCGCCCGCACCACCTCGATGGAGTCCGTCGGCGACACGCCCAGCACCTGGTGTGGATCCTGCTCGTCCAGCGCCGTCAGCCACGCCTCCAGCTTGCTCTTGGCCGCCAGGAAGCGCGCGTCCCCTTCCGTGTTGTCCTTCACCGGATGGGTGCGCATCTTCGCGTCCGCGCGGAACACGTCCGTATAGGTACTCGACACCCAACGGTGGCACGAGCCGCAGCGGAAGTACTTGATGCTCGGTCCCTCGTGACGGGCCATGCGCACACCGCAATAGGTGCACTCGACCTCCACGTTCTCCAGGGTCCGCCAGTTCCAGCTCGTCCCAACCGCCGCGCTCATGGGTGTGTCCACCTCGGTGTGTGTCCAGGCGCTACAGGTTCGTAGCGGGCGCAAGGTCTCACGATCGGATCCCCTGTCAAAAAAAATGAGCGGGGGGAGGGGTGGAAAAATCCGCTCATGCCCGGCGTCCGGCCGGGGCCATTCCGCGCTAGAACCCGGCGGATGCTCGAACGGACCATCGCCTTCATCGGCGCCGGCAACATGGCCGAGGCGCTCATCAAGGGGCTGTTGCGCGCCGGCACCGCGCGGCCCGACTCCATCATCGCCACCGGACGCCGCGAGGAGCGGCTGGAGGGCCTGCGGCGCACCTACGGGGTGCGCACCCTCCTGGACAACGTCGCCGCGGTGCGCGAGGCGGACGTGGTGGTGCTCGCCGTCAAGCCGCAGGCGCTGGACAAGGTTCTCCTCCAGGTGGCGCCCGCGGCGGACCAGAAGAAGCTCTTCATCTCCGTGGCGGCCGGCGTGCCCATCTCCGTGATGGAGCGGCGGCTGGGCCAGGGCATGCGCGTCATCCGCACCATGCCCAACACCCCCTCGCTGGTGGGCATGGGCGCCTGCGCGCTCGCCCCCGGGGAGCACGCGAGCGAGGAGGACATGGCCGTGGCCAGCCGCGTCTTCCAGTCCGTGGGCATCACCACCGTGGTGGAGGAGAACCTCCTGGACGCCGTCACCGGCCTGTCCGGCAGCGGCCCCGCCTACATCTTCCTCATCATCGAGGCGCTCTCGGACGCGGGCGTGAAGGTGGGCCTGCCGCGCTACACCGCCCAGAAGCTCGCCGCGCAGACGGTGCTCGGCAGCGCCCAGCTGCTCATCGAGACCAACGCCCACCCCGGCCAGCTCAAGGATCAGGTGACGAGCCCCGGCGGCACGGCGATCGCTGGCCTGCATACCCTGGAGGCAGGCGGGCTGCGCACCACGCTCATCAACGCCGTGGAGGCGGCCACGCGCCGCTCGAGGGAGCTGGGGGAGCAGTTCCTGGAGAAGTCCTAGGGCTGGCCTATACTCGGGGTCATGAAGCTCACCCCGCTCGACATCCGGCAGAAGCGCTTCGAGACCGCCCTGCGCGGCTTCTCCAAGCGAGAGGTGGAGGCCTTCCTGGAGCTCATCGCGGGTGAGTTCGAGGAAGTGGTCAAGGAGAACATCGGCCTGAAGGAGGAGCTCAAGCGCACCCAGCTGCGGCTGGAGCAGCACCTCGAGCGCGAGCGCACCCTCCAGGAGACGATGGTCACCGCCCAGCGCATCAGCGAGGACATGAAGGGCGCGGCCAAGAAGGAAGCGGAGATCATCCTCGCGGACGCCGAGCACCAGGCGGAGAAGATCGTCCACGGCGCGCACCAGCGGCTGGTGCAGGTGGTGGAGGACATCAACGAGCTCAAGCGCCAGCGCACCCAGTTCGAGTCCCAGGTGAAGTCCGTGGTGGAGGCGCACCAGAAGCTGCTCGAGACGTTCAGCGGGCGCACCTTCGCGGACAAGGACTACGCGCGCGTCGAGGACAACGTGGCCTATCTCACCCAGAAGAAGGCGCAGAGCGGCGAATAGCCTCCCCTGTGTGACGCCGCGCGTCGCGAGTTCGGAGGGCGCGGAGCTTGGCGCGGCGAGGGGGCAGGCTGCTATGTCTT
This Cystobacter fuscus DSM 2262 DNA region includes the following protein-coding sequences:
- a CDS encoding helix-turn-helix transcriptional regulator, coding for MAANQADVRVGLLEGPWAAWQGLADGLKGEGLNLLWVTRDARTLLDGIGTDPPQVAILDVEPGGDSGMGCSSMEGLNLLREARKRRLEVRMLVLSSANAQDFISQCFDEGASGYLFRQSLTSNAVCTAVNALVRGERLFPVQLLRNDFEHSPVTNATASVLLTLTQREREVLAYVAGGADNLKIAAHLQIAERTVKSHVTQLYRKLGAENRTQLALRACHLGVRPPPDL
- a CDS encoding stage II sporulation protein M — translated: MASSLPAFVARRRPDWTALEALLTRQRAGTLHLEELRTLDVLYRRAAADLAHAQTFHPGTDVHRFLNQLCARAYAAIYQPPRERWAALLAFFRQDFPRTLRAHGAFVAASAGLFVLGILLGAVVVLLEPRGAELLVPENLRDYISRKQLWTDGLLSVSPPGAVASGIATNNLTVTIATFASGLLLGLGTVFMLLNNGVHLGSVAALCVHEGLGAKLFDFIAAHGPVELSIIVIAGGAGLRVGQTLIAPGELPRGQALVLHGRESVKLVLGCAPFLALIAVVEGFISPGDFFPGWVKASLGLALGALFWGYLLRAGNAGPRAGVAAG
- the proC gene encoding pyrroline-5-carboxylate reductase, whose translation is MLERTIAFIGAGNMAEALIKGLLRAGTARPDSIIATGRREERLEGLRRTYGVRTLLDNVAAVREADVVVLAVKPQALDKVLLQVAPAADQKKLFISVAAGVPISVMERRLGQGMRVIRTMPNTPSLVGMGACALAPGEHASEEDMAVASRVFQSVGITTVVEENLLDAVTGLSGSGPAYIFLIIEALSDAGVKVGLPRYTAQKLAAQTVLGSAQLLIETNAHPGQLKDQVTSPGGTAIAGLHTLEAGGLRTTLINAVEAATRRSRELGEQFLEKS
- a CDS encoding DivIVA domain-containing protein codes for the protein MKLTPLDIRQKRFETALRGFSKREVEAFLELIAGEFEEVVKENIGLKEELKRTQLRLEQHLERERTLQETMVTAQRISEDMKGAAKKEAEIILADAEHQAEKIVHGAHQRLVQVVEDINELKRQRTQFESQVKSVVEAHQKLLETFSGRTFADKDYARVEDNVAYLTQKKAQSGE
- a CDS encoding J domain-containing protein encodes the protein MSAAVGTSWNWRTLENVEVECTYCGVRMARHEGPSIKYFRCGSCHRWVSSTYTDVFRADAKMRTHPVKDNTEGDARFLAAKSKLEAWLTALDEQDPHQVLGVSPTDSIEVVRARFRELALAQHPDRGGCEAKMRELNVAYEKILGHRQRARTPVRQPAATPARGPALPARSR
- a CDS encoding RDD family protein, producing MSSPASPSLDVATPERVSLSLPVAGIGYRCLAYLVDLALLFSFWVLAYFVFTLLVSDVVGFFQGLSGLVRTLMVVGVFATQWVYWTLCEVLMGGQTPGKRLVGIRVVRVDGSPVGVLESAVRNLLRVVDSFPLIYAVGCLSILLTRQHRRLGDLLAGTLLVREERIDLDKYTAAAAPSVVLPPAGVTARLASGDVELILSFLARAPWLEPAARTRLGARLVERYGGLDAQQRATLLAAPGGVESFLRARVQAER